One window of the Chryseobacterium camelliae genome contains the following:
- a CDS encoding ribulokinase — translation MKKYVIGLDYGTDSVRAVLIDTKNGSELASSVSYYQRWKEGLFCSPEKNRFRQHPSDHIEGLEKTITEVVRQSGVQPEEIVSICIDTTGSSPLPVTQEGIALSLTPGFEENPNAMMVLWKDHTAIREAEEINTLARTWGGEDYTRFEGGIYSSEWFWAKILHINRADEEVKNAAHSWMEHCDYITFLLSDHKDLKTFKRSRCAAGHKAMWHESWGGLPSEDFLNRFDPSLGELRERLYDKTYTSNEIAGHLNEEWAQRLGLTTSTVIAVGTFDAHSGAVGAKVEENTLIRIMGTSTCDIMVAPNEIIGDKTVKGICGQVDGSVIPGMAGLEAGQSAFGDVLAWFRDILMWPVNNMLQHSEIISPEQKAQLKEEFENNLIKNLTLEAEKIPADEALPIALDWVNGRRTPDANQELKAAISHLSLGTKAPHIFKALVNAICFGAKKIVDRFEEEGVPIHKVIGIGGVARKSPFIMQTLANVLDMPIIVAASDQAPALGAAIYAAVAAGVYPDVQEASRKMGSDFEAEYHPQPERVQQYARLMEQYQQLADFTESAVKVKTLTGLKNKQHEKI, via the coding sequence ATGAAAAAATATGTTATAGGATTAGACTACGGAACCGATTCCGTCCGGGCAGTCCTCATCGATACCAAAAACGGATCGGAACTGGCTTCCTCCGTAAGCTATTACCAACGCTGGAAAGAAGGCCTTTTCTGTAGTCCTGAAAAAAACAGATTCAGGCAGCATCCTTCAGACCATATCGAAGGGTTGGAAAAAACCATTACCGAAGTGGTCCGGCAAAGCGGGGTACAGCCGGAAGAAATCGTCAGCATCTGCATCGATACCACCGGATCATCTCCGCTACCTGTAACTCAGGAGGGAATAGCTCTTTCCTTAACGCCGGGCTTTGAAGAAAACCCGAATGCCATGATGGTGCTCTGGAAAGACCATACTGCCATCCGTGAGGCCGAAGAAATCAATACTCTTGCGAGAACATGGGGTGGCGAAGATTACACCCGTTTTGAAGGTGGCATCTACTCCTCCGAATGGTTCTGGGCCAAAATTTTGCACATCAACAGGGCAGATGAAGAAGTGAAAAATGCAGCGCATAGCTGGATGGAACACTGCGATTACATCACTTTCCTGTTGTCGGACCATAAAGATTTAAAAACATTCAAGAGAAGCCGTTGCGCAGCCGGACACAAAGCCATGTGGCATGAAAGCTGGGGCGGACTGCCTTCCGAAGATTTCCTCAACAGATTCGATCCGTCTTTGGGAGAACTGAGGGAACGGTTATATGATAAAACGTATACTTCTAACGAAATCGCCGGCCACCTTAACGAAGAATGGGCGCAGCGCTTAGGCTTAACGACTTCTACCGTCATTGCCGTTGGAACTTTCGATGCCCATTCCGGTGCCGTCGGTGCTAAAGTGGAGGAGAACACCCTGATCAGAATTATGGGAACCTCCACCTGCGACATTATGGTTGCCCCGAATGAAATCATTGGCGACAAAACCGTAAAAGGCATATGCGGCCAGGTAGACGGATCCGTGATCCCGGGAATGGCCGGGCTCGAAGCGGGACAATCTGCCTTCGGAGACGTACTTGCCTGGTTCCGCGACATTCTGATGTGGCCAGTGAACAACATGCTGCAACATTCCGAGATTATTTCTCCGGAACAGAAAGCGCAGCTTAAAGAAGAGTTTGAAAACAATTTGATTAAAAATCTAACCCTGGAAGCAGAAAAAATTCCGGCCGATGAAGCTTTACCGATAGCCCTTGACTGGGTCAACGGAAGAAGAACCCCGGATGCTAACCAGGAACTGAAAGCCGCCATCAGCCATCTTTCCCTGGGAACCAAAGCACCGCATATTTTCAAAGCTTTGGTCAATGCCATCTGTTTCGGTGCTAAAAAAATTGTAGACCGTTTCGAGGAAGAAGGCGTTCCTATCCATAAAGTGATCGGAATCGGGGGCGTTGCCAGAAAATCACCGTTCATTATGCAGACGTTGGCCAATGTGCTGGATATGCCGATCATCGTTGCCGCTTCAGACCAGGCTCCGGCGTTGGGTGCCGCCATTTATGCTGCCGTTGCCGCAGGCGTTTATCCTGATGTGCAGGAAGCCAGCCGGAAAATGGGCTCCGATTTTGAAGCCGAATACCATCCGCAGCCGGAACGTGTTCAGCAGTATGCCAGGTTGATGGAGCAGTACCAGCAGCTGGCTGATTTTACGGAAAGCGCTGTTAAGGTTAAAACCTTAACAGGGCTAAAAAACAAACAACATGAAAAAATATAA
- a CDS encoding alpha-L-arabinofuranosidase C-terminal domain-containing protein, with translation MKTKNTIYAAALFLTATFFSAQSQKSSFSLDLNGASTGIKIQPTMYGIFFEDINFAADGGLYAELIKNRSFEFDEPLTGWKQPNTKTLSPNLDSGFLTIITDKSKPNKNYARVTVSNDKNYLLENEGFRGIGLHQGGKYDLNFNLENVSGNISAINISLVDENGTVVSSVSNIIKGSGWQKYNAVFNPSKTIEKAKLQITFTGNGVVNMDMISLFPQDTWKGRKGGLRKDLVQKLYDLQPGFLRFPGGCIVEGRTLAERYQWKKTIGKVEDRENLINKWNNGFAHRLTPDYWQSFGLGFFEYFQLAEDLGAEPLPILSCGMACQFNTAELVKMEDLDPYVQDALDLIEFANGNSNSKWGKIRAEMGHPKPFNMKFIGVGNEQWGADYIERYKVFEKAIHTKYPDIKIVSGSGPSPDGEFFDYGWKELKKLNAQIVDEHYYNSPEWFMKNAGRYDKYDRSGPKVFAGEYAAQSVGVVKPDNKNNWLTALSEGAFMTGLERNADVVTMTSYAPLFAHADGWQWTPDLIWFNNLKSYATPNYYVQKLFSNNKGTEVLKITDHGKPITGQDQLYATAVKDADSKETIIKLVNTDAKSKSVTINPANLKLGNTLTKITLTAPQLSTENSFENEPIQPKEETVSLKKGKMTVEIPSQSLIILKVSNFK, from the coding sequence ATGAAAACAAAAAATACAATCTATGCCGCCGCCCTTTTCCTGACGGCCACTTTCTTTTCCGCTCAGTCTCAAAAGTCTAGTTTCAGCCTTGATCTGAACGGAGCTTCCACCGGTATTAAAATCCAGCCTACGATGTACGGGATTTTCTTCGAGGATATCAACTTTGCAGCCGATGGCGGATTGTATGCGGAACTGATCAAAAACCGCAGCTTCGAGTTTGACGAACCGCTGACCGGATGGAAGCAGCCCAATACGAAAACATTATCTCCAAACCTGGATTCCGGGTTTTTGACCATCATAACCGATAAGTCTAAACCTAATAAGAATTACGCAAGAGTTACGGTTTCGAACGACAAAAATTATCTGCTGGAAAACGAGGGATTCAGAGGAATCGGCCTGCATCAGGGTGGTAAATATGATTTAAATTTTAATTTGGAAAACGTTTCAGGAAACATTTCTGCCATCAACATCAGTCTTGTCGACGAAAACGGAACGGTAGTTTCTTCAGTTTCCAACATCATAAAAGGTAGTGGCTGGCAAAAATACAATGCGGTTTTCAATCCTTCCAAAACGATTGAAAAAGCAAAGCTTCAAATCACCTTTACCGGAAATGGAGTAGTAAATATGGATATGATCTCCCTGTTTCCCCAGGATACCTGGAAAGGAAGAAAAGGAGGTTTACGAAAAGATCTAGTGCAGAAATTATATGATTTACAGCCGGGATTTTTACGTTTTCCGGGTGGCTGTATTGTCGAAGGGAGGACGTTGGCAGAGCGTTATCAATGGAAAAAAACAATCGGTAAAGTAGAAGACCGGGAAAATTTAATTAATAAATGGAACAACGGATTCGCGCACCGGCTCACCCCGGATTACTGGCAATCCTTCGGGCTTGGCTTTTTTGAATATTTCCAACTGGCAGAAGATCTGGGGGCTGAACCGCTTCCGATCCTCAGCTGCGGGATGGCGTGCCAGTTTAATACTGCCGAACTCGTCAAAATGGAAGATCTGGATCCGTATGTTCAGGACGCTTTGGATCTGATAGAATTTGCCAACGGGAATTCCAACTCAAAATGGGGAAAAATTCGTGCTGAAATGGGACATCCGAAACCCTTTAATATGAAATTCATCGGGGTTGGAAACGAACAATGGGGAGCAGATTATATCGAACGCTATAAAGTTTTTGAAAAGGCCATTCATACCAAATATCCGGATATTAAGATCGTTTCCGGAAGCGGGCCTTCTCCCGACGGCGAATTCTTTGATTACGGATGGAAAGAGCTGAAAAAACTCAATGCCCAGATCGTCGACGAACATTACTACAATTCCCCGGAATGGTTTATGAAAAATGCCGGAAGATATGATAAATACGACCGTTCCGGACCTAAAGTTTTCGCCGGGGAATATGCCGCACAATCGGTGGGTGTCGTAAAACCGGACAATAAAAACAACTGGCTGACCGCACTTTCTGAAGGCGCTTTTATGACCGGACTGGAACGTAATGCAGATGTGGTGACCATGACATCTTACGCACCGCTTTTCGCCCACGCAGACGGATGGCAGTGGACGCCGGATTTGATTTGGTTTAATAATCTGAAATCTTACGCGACCCCGAATTATTACGTTCAGAAACTTTTTTCCAACAACAAAGGAACGGAAGTCCTGAAAATTACTGATCATGGCAAACCCATAACCGGTCAGGATCAGTTGTATGCCACGGCGGTAAAAGATGCTGATAGTAAAGAAACGATCATCAAACTGGTGAATACGGATGCTAAAAGTAAATCCGTAACCATCAATCCGGCAAACCTGAAACTTGGGAACACGTTGACCAAAATTACCCTGACGGCCCCTCAGCTTTCTACCGAGAACAGCTTTGAAAATGAACCCATTCAGCCCAAAGAAGAAACGGTAAGTCTCAAAAAAGGGAAAATGACGGTGGAAATTCCTTCGCAATCTCTCATAATTTTAAAGGTAAGTAATTTTAAATAA
- a CDS encoding L-ribulose-5-phosphate 4-epimerase, which produces MKKYKELQRECYEANMQLDALKLVVYTFGNVSAVDRNEGIFAIKPSGVPYADLKPEDMVILDFDANVIEGNLRPSSDTKTHAYLYKNWENIGGISHTHAIYSVAWAQAQMDIPIFGTTHADHLTSDIPCAPPMDDSLIEGNYEYNTGIQILDCFREKNLSPQEVEMVLIGNHGPFTWGKNAEKAVYNSKVLETIAEMAYLTRQINPDALRLKDSLIKKHYERKHGKGAYYGQ; this is translated from the coding sequence ATGAAAAAATATAAAGAACTTCAACGGGAGTGCTACGAAGCCAATATGCAGCTTGATGCGTTGAAGCTCGTGGTTTACACCTTCGGCAATGTAAGTGCTGTTGACCGCAACGAAGGCATTTTCGCCATCAAGCCAAGCGGTGTTCCATATGCGGATCTGAAACCGGAAGATATGGTGATCCTCGATTTCGATGCGAATGTCATTGAAGGCAACCTGAGACCGTCTTCCGATACCAAAACCCATGCGTACCTTTATAAAAACTGGGAAAACATCGGTGGAATTTCCCATACCCACGCCATTTATTCCGTAGCATGGGCACAGGCTCAGATGGACATTCCGATTTTCGGGACGACCCACGCGGATCACCTGACGTCAGATATTCCGTGTGCGCCTCCGATGGACGACAGCCTGATCGAAGGCAACTATGAATACAACACCGGCATCCAGATCCTCGACTGTTTCAGGGAGAAAAACCTTTCTCCTCAGGAGGTGGAAATGGTCCTGATCGGAAATCATGGTCCGTTTACCTGGGGGAAAAATGCCGAAAAGGCGGTGTACAACAGCAAAGTTCTGGAAACCATTGCTGAAATGGCCTATCTCACCCGGCAGATCAACCCGGACGCGCTCCGGTTAAAAGATTCTTTAATCAAAAAGCATTACGAAAGGAAGCATGGCAAGGGTGCTTATTACGGACAATAA
- the araA gene encoding L-arabinose isomerase — protein MLTPLNTKEIWFITGSQHLYGPETLAQVAEHSAKIVEAFNASSQIPVKVVLKPTVKTTEEIFETLVAANHTADCTGVVTWMHTFSPAKMWIRGLTALQKPLLHLHTQFNQDIPWSTMDMDFMNLNQAAHGDREFGFMVSRLRKNRKVVVGYWAEERVQKQIGDWSRVAAGWDDWQGAKFARFGDNMRYVAVTDGDKVEAETQFGFSVNTWGIGDLVSVINGVGEGEVKTLIEEYEASYRMAESLLSGGANRKSLETAARIELGLEKFLKDGNFKGFSDTFEDLHGIEQLPGIAVQRLMEKGYGFAGEGDWKTAALVRAMKTMGQGLQGGNAFMEDYTYHLNPSNPSILGSHMLEVDPVLAADKPSCEIHPLGIGGKADPVRLVFNSRGNTDSLVAALMDFGNHFRLLINKTKSLDITEELPKLPVARVLWKPLPDLYTAAEAWILAGGAHHTCYSENLTVDQLEDFAEMANIESLVIDENTKIRDFKNTLRWNEIYYR, from the coding sequence ATGTTAACACCTCTCAATACGAAAGAAATCTGGTTCATTACCGGAAGCCAGCATTTATACGGTCCTGAAACACTGGCACAGGTTGCCGAGCACTCGGCGAAAATCGTGGAAGCGTTCAATGCTTCGTCACAGATTCCTGTAAAAGTGGTTTTAAAGCCGACCGTAAAAACCACGGAAGAAATTTTCGAAACCCTGGTAGCTGCCAACCATACTGCCGACTGTACCGGCGTAGTGACCTGGATGCATACCTTTTCACCCGCAAAAATGTGGATCCGTGGACTGACCGCTTTGCAGAAACCTTTATTGCACCTTCACACCCAGTTCAACCAGGACATTCCTTGGTCAACGATGGATATGGATTTCATGAACCTGAACCAGGCTGCACACGGCGACCGTGAATTCGGATTTATGGTGAGCCGTCTTCGCAAGAATAGGAAAGTGGTGGTAGGATACTGGGCGGAAGAAAGGGTACAGAAGCAGATCGGCGACTGGAGCCGCGTGGCTGCCGGCTGGGACGACTGGCAGGGTGCCAAGTTCGCGCGTTTCGGAGATAACATGAGATATGTGGCCGTTACCGATGGCGATAAAGTGGAGGCAGAAACCCAATTCGGATTTTCCGTAAATACTTGGGGAATCGGGGATTTGGTAAGCGTGATCAACGGCGTCGGGGAAGGTGAAGTAAAAACCCTGATCGAAGAATACGAAGCCTCTTATCGGATGGCAGAATCCCTGCTTTCCGGCGGTGCCAACAGAAAATCTCTGGAAACGGCTGCAAGAATTGAATTAGGATTGGAAAAATTCCTGAAAGACGGAAATTTCAAAGGCTTTTCTGATACTTTTGAAGACCTTCACGGGATAGAACAGCTTCCGGGAATCGCCGTACAAAGGCTGATGGAAAAAGGGTACGGTTTTGCCGGCGAAGGTGATTGGAAAACGGCAGCCCTGGTAAGAGCTATGAAAACAATGGGCCAGGGCTTACAGGGCGGAAACGCATTCATGGAAGATTATACCTACCATCTGAATCCATCCAATCCATCCATTTTAGGTTCCCACATGCTGGAAGTGGATCCGGTACTGGCAGCCGATAAACCTTCGTGTGAAATTCACCCATTGGGAATCGGAGGAAAGGCCGATCCGGTCAGACTGGTTTTCAATTCAAGAGGAAATACCGATTCGCTGGTTGCGGCTTTGATGGATTTCGGAAACCATTTCAGATTGCTGATCAATAAAACAAAATCCCTGGATATTACTGAAGAACTTCCGAAACTTCCGGTAGCAAGAGTGCTCTGGAAACCGCTTCCTGACCTGTACACGGCTGCTGAAGCGTGGATCCTGGCCGGCGGTGCACATCATACGTGCTACAGTGAAAACCTGACGGTGGACCAGCTGGAAGACTTTGCAGAAATGGCGAATATTGAGTCGCTGGTCATCGATGAAAACACGAAAATCCGTGATTTTAAAAACACCCTTCGCTGGAATGAAATCTATTACCGTTAA
- a CDS encoding glycoside hydrolase family 3 C-terminal domain-containing protein has translation MKKITLGISLLISTASAVSAQTAKTEPFRNTKLPVEQRIENLLSLLTVDEKIGMMMDNSKAVPRLGIPAYGWWNEALHGVARAGTATVFPQAIGLAASWDVTEHLKTFEMISDEARAKYNRSFDEAGKTGRYEGLTFWTPNINIFRDPRWGRGQETYGEDPFLTASLGVAAVKGLQGNDPDYFKTHACAKHFAVHSGPEWNRHSYNAEISHRDLYETYLPAFKALVIEGNVREVMCAYNAFDGQPCCANDFLVSDILRGKWKYDGMVVSDCWALADFYQKKYHGTHPDEKSTAADALKHSTDLECGDTYNNLNKSLASGLITENDIDASMRRILKGWFELGMLDPKSAVHWNNIPYTVVDSEEHRQQALKMARKSIVLMKNDKNVLPLNKNIKKIAVVGPNADDGLMQLGNYNGTPSSTVTILDGIRTKFPNAEIIYEKGSEVTDPASRTSLYQNFLSQKNGEKGLKVVFFNNNEFKGSPANISVNKTGISYNSFGGTQLAPNVGRENTSAKISGIFKSTYTGDVIFSASTSDVYTLSVDGKEVATRKGPDARHPSEFPVKMEKGKEYKIELQHRQIGKYVSITFDVYRKDPVNFAAVKEKVKDAEVIIFAGGLSPSLEGEEMMVNAEGFKGGDKTNIELPKVQRELLAELRKTGKPVVFVLCAGSALGLEQDEKNYDALVNAWYGGQSSGTAVADVLSGDYNPSGKLPITFYKSIEQLDNGLSKTSKHQGFENYDMQGRTYRYMKETPLYPFGHGLSYSTFSYGNATLSKNSISANENVIISVPVTNTSGKNGEEVVEVYIKRNNDPLAPVKTLRAFQRIAVPSKTTKTVQLTLSPDSFMFYDEKADDLVSKPGDYTILYGGTSADSGLKSLLLKVK, from the coding sequence ATGAAAAAGATAACGTTAGGCATCAGCCTCCTCATCAGCACTGCATCGGCAGTATCGGCACAGACCGCCAAAACGGAACCGTTCCGAAATACAAAACTGCCGGTAGAACAGCGGATTGAAAACCTCCTTAGCCTTCTTACAGTAGATGAAAAAATAGGCATGATGATGGATAATTCCAAAGCCGTTCCGCGATTAGGCATTCCGGCATACGGCTGGTGGAACGAAGCGCTGCACGGGGTGGCCAGAGCCGGAACGGCTACCGTTTTTCCGCAGGCGATAGGACTGGCAGCGAGCTGGGACGTAACTGAACACCTGAAAACCTTTGAAATGATTTCCGATGAAGCCCGGGCCAAATACAACCGGTCTTTTGACGAAGCCGGCAAAACCGGACGCTACGAAGGACTCACGTTCTGGACGCCCAACATCAATATCTTCCGCGACCCGCGATGGGGAAGAGGTCAGGAGACTTACGGGGAAGACCCGTTCCTGACGGCTAGCCTGGGCGTAGCAGCCGTAAAAGGACTGCAGGGAAATGATCCCGACTATTTCAAAACCCACGCCTGCGCCAAACATTTCGCCGTACACAGCGGCCCGGAATGGAACCGGCATTCCTACAACGCCGAGATTTCGCACCGCGACCTTTACGAAACCTATCTTCCGGCGTTCAAGGCTTTGGTGATCGAAGGAAATGTAAGGGAAGTGATGTGTGCTTACAATGCTTTCGACGGCCAGCCTTGCTGCGCCAATGATTTTCTGGTCAGCGACATCTTACGCGGAAAATGGAAATACGACGGCATGGTGGTGTCCGATTGTTGGGCACTCGCCGATTTCTACCAGAAAAAATACCACGGCACCCACCCGGATGAAAAATCCACAGCAGCCGATGCACTGAAACATTCCACCGACCTGGAATGTGGCGATACATACAACAACCTTAATAAATCTCTTGCCAGCGGACTGATAACAGAGAATGACATCGATGCCTCCATGCGCAGGATCCTGAAAGGCTGGTTTGAATTAGGCATGCTCGATCCGAAATCGGCTGTACATTGGAACAACATTCCGTACACGGTAGTCGATTCTGAAGAACACAGGCAGCAGGCACTGAAAATGGCCCGGAAGTCGATTGTGCTTATGAAAAACGATAAAAATGTTTTACCATTAAACAAAAACATCAAAAAAATCGCCGTCGTAGGGCCAAATGCCGATGACGGACTGATGCAGCTCGGGAATTACAATGGAACACCTTCTTCTACCGTAACCATTTTAGACGGGATCAGAACCAAGTTCCCAAATGCGGAGATCATTTATGAAAAAGGTAGTGAAGTCACCGATCCGGCTTCCAGAACTTCACTGTACCAGAACTTTTTAAGCCAGAAAAACGGGGAGAAAGGCCTGAAGGTAGTGTTTTTCAACAACAACGAATTCAAAGGATCACCGGCCAATATTTCCGTCAATAAAACCGGGATCAGCTACAACAGTTTCGGCGGCACCCAGCTTGCCCCGAATGTCGGCAGGGAAAATACCTCTGCAAAAATTTCAGGAATTTTTAAAAGTACCTACACGGGCGATGTGATTTTCTCAGCATCTACTTCGGATGTGTACACGCTCTCTGTAGATGGCAAAGAAGTGGCTACCCGAAAAGGTCCCGATGCAAGGCATCCTTCGGAATTTCCTGTGAAAATGGAAAAAGGAAAAGAATATAAGATTGAACTTCAGCATAGGCAGATCGGTAAATACGTGAGCATCACCTTTGATGTGTACAGAAAAGATCCTGTCAATTTCGCTGCCGTAAAGGAAAAAGTGAAAGATGCGGAGGTCATCATTTTTGCAGGTGGACTGTCCCCAAGCCTGGAAGGAGAGGAAATGATGGTGAATGCAGAAGGCTTCAAAGGCGGTGACAAAACCAATATTGAGCTTCCGAAAGTGCAGCGCGAACTGTTGGCCGAATTGAGGAAAACCGGAAAACCCGTTGTTTTCGTGTTGTGTGCCGGAAGCGCCCTTGGATTGGAGCAGGATGAAAAAAATTATGATGCCCTGGTCAACGCCTGGTACGGCGGACAGTCCAGTGGTACGGCTGTAGCGGATGTCCTGTCCGGTGATTACAATCCGTCCGGAAAACTGCCTATTACCTTCTACAAGAGTATTGAGCAACTGGATAACGGGTTGTCCAAAACCAGCAAACATCAGGGATTTGAAAACTACGATATGCAGGGAAGGACCTACCGATATATGAAAGAAACGCCGTTATATCCATTCGGTCACGGATTAAGTTATTCCACTTTCTCCTACGGGAATGCGACACTCAGTAAAAACAGCATCAGTGCTAACGAAAACGTAATCATTTCCGTTCCTGTTACCAATACTTCAGGAAAAAACGGGGAGGAGGTCGTTGAGGTGTACATCAAACGCAACAATGATCCACTGGCTCCTGTAAAAACACTCAGGGCATTCCAAAGGATAGCCGTTCCGTCCAAGACCACTAAAACCGTTCAGCTGACCCTGTCTCCGGATTCGTTTATGTTCTATGACGAAAAAGCGGATGACCTGGTATCGAAACCCGGCGATTACACCATCCTGTATGGCGGAACATCAGCCGATTCGGGATTAAAAAGCCTTCTTTTGAAGGTAAAATAA
- a CDS encoding aldose epimerase family protein, with product MKKIGGCVFILLAVLCIFGCNKKENNNKTNSDTMENVQVSDYGVTAKGDSIKKYTLSNKNGMKVEIINYGGIITSLTAPDKNGKYQDVVLGFTKPEDYFNGNPYYFGALIGRYGNRIANAKFTLDGKTYDIDKNDGPNSLHGGKEGFHTKIWTVEPVKDAKLPTLKLTYVSADGEEGYPGELTTTVLYTLTDDNALEISYEAETDKATVVNLTQHSYFNLSGNFSNLITDHELQINADTFLPVNKTLIPVGEQKEVKGTPFDFTAAKAIGKDINAEDEQLKLGGGYDHNWILNGNGMRTIATVYQPASGRVMEVMTDQPGVQFYSGNFLDGKFDTKTGGKYEKRSGFCLETQHYPDSPNQPAFPTTELKPGQKYQTKTIYKFSVKK from the coding sequence ATGAAAAAAATAGGAGGTTGTGTATTCATTTTATTGGCAGTTTTATGTATTTTCGGCTGCAATAAAAAGGAAAACAACAATAAAACGAACTCAGATACCATGGAAAATGTACAGGTTTCAGATTACGGGGTTACCGCAAAAGGGGATTCCATCAAAAAATATACGTTGAGCAATAAAAACGGGATGAAAGTGGAGATCATCAATTACGGTGGAATCATCACTTCCCTTACGGCTCCCGATAAAAACGGGAAATACCAGGATGTAGTGCTGGGTTTTACCAAACCTGAAGATTACTTCAATGGAAATCCGTATTATTTCGGCGCACTGATCGGAAGATACGGAAACCGGATTGCCAATGCTAAATTCACATTGGATGGCAAGACCTATGACATCGATAAAAATGATGGCCCAAATAGTCTCCACGGAGGAAAAGAGGGATTCCATACTAAAATTTGGACCGTCGAACCTGTGAAAGATGCGAAGTTACCAACTTTAAAATTAACCTATGTAAGTGCTGACGGTGAAGAAGGATATCCGGGAGAACTTACCACTACAGTTCTGTACACCCTAACCGACGATAATGCCCTGGAAATTTCTTACGAAGCGGAAACCGATAAAGCGACTGTCGTAAATCTGACGCAGCATTCATATTTCAATCTTTCCGGAAACTTTTCCAACCTGATTACCGATCACGAATTGCAGATCAATGCCGATACATTTTTACCGGTGAACAAAACGCTTATTCCTGTAGGAGAGCAGAAAGAGGTTAAAGGAACTCCGTTTGATTTCACGGCTGCCAAAGCCATCGGAAAAGATATCAATGCAGAAGACGAACAGCTGAAGCTGGGCGGCGGTTATGACCACAACTGGATCCTGAACGGAAACGGAATGAGAACCATTGCAACCGTATACCAGCCGGCCAGCGGAAGAGTGATGGAAGTAATGACCGACCAGCCGGGCGTTCAGTTTTATTCCGGAAACTTTCTGGACGGAAAATTTGATACCAAAACCGGTGGCAAATACGAAAAGAGAAGCGGATTCTGTTTGGAAACCCAGCATTATCCGGATTCTCCGAACCAGCCGGCTTTCCCGACCACGGAACTGAAGCCCGGACAGAAATACCAGACTAAAACCATCTATAAATTTTCAGTTAAAAAATAA